One segment of Micromonospora parathelypteridis DNA contains the following:
- a CDS encoding glucuronyl esterase domain-containing protein produces MIIRSDRSRTRSVLVALAVAALTVAGSVSVVARTTTAQAAAGVLAAATVEDEGADCAVSGLPDLGSLPTNAKLPDPFKKLNGATITAKSDWRCRRAEIKELAEKFVFGEKPAKPATVTGTVSTTNITVNVSHNGRSSSFSARVELPSGTGPFPAVVVVGGFGADTATIKAAGAAVISYDPLAVGREGTPRNNKQGAFYSIYGSSSSTGLLAAWGWGVSRIIDVIEQSGSTILKSDAMGVTGCSRYGKGAFAIGVFDQRIALTMPIESGSAGVPIFRGIPGEGAQSLSSAYGEQPWLGDAFGSFTGSPNRLPVDTHEMVAMVAPRGLFIMDNPHIANLGPRSASVAALGGAEVYRALGAGDNITYWSDVQDGSHCANRPEWRTPLQNNIRKFLLKTGNEPGAIRIHSKALGRLADWRDWPTPVLADGPTTPPPTTPPPTTPPPTTSPPTTPPPTTPPPTTPPPTTPPPNGAGCTATVSVNQWTGGFVAAVRVTAGPAPINGWTVTMTLPSGASITNIWSANRSGTTGTVQFTNVAYNGSIGAGQSTEFGYQGTGTAAGMTPTCSAA; encoded by the coding sequence GTGATCATCCGCTCGGACCGTTCAAGGACCCGGTCCGTTCTCGTCGCGCTGGCGGTAGCCGCGCTCACCGTCGCCGGATCGGTATCGGTAGTAGCACGAACGACAACCGCGCAGGCCGCCGCAGGCGTCCTGGCCGCCGCAACGGTGGAGGACGAGGGCGCCGACTGTGCGGTGTCCGGTCTGCCTGACCTTGGTTCGCTGCCCACCAACGCCAAGCTTCCCGATCCTTTCAAGAAGCTGAACGGTGCGACCATCACCGCCAAGTCCGACTGGCGCTGCCGTCGGGCGGAGATCAAGGAGTTGGCGGAGAAGTTCGTCTTCGGCGAGAAGCCCGCCAAGCCGGCCACCGTCACGGGGACGGTCTCGACCACCAACATCACCGTGAACGTGTCGCACAACGGCAGGAGCTCCAGCTTCTCGGCACGGGTCGAGTTGCCGAGCGGCACCGGCCCGTTCCCGGCCGTCGTGGTGGTGGGTGGGTTCGGTGCGGACACCGCCACCATCAAGGCCGCCGGTGCTGCCGTCATCAGCTACGACCCGCTGGCCGTTGGTCGCGAGGGCACACCCCGAAACAACAAGCAGGGCGCGTTCTACAGCATCTACGGCTCATCGAGCAGCACCGGGCTGCTCGCGGCCTGGGGCTGGGGCGTGAGTCGGATCATCGACGTCATCGAGCAGTCCGGCAGCACGATCCTCAAGTCCGACGCGATGGGTGTCACCGGATGCTCGCGCTACGGCAAGGGCGCCTTCGCGATCGGTGTGTTCGACCAGCGCATCGCTCTGACCATGCCGATCGAGTCGGGCAGCGCGGGCGTTCCGATCTTCCGGGGCATCCCCGGGGAGGGCGCCCAGAGCCTGAGCAGCGCGTACGGGGAGCAGCCATGGTTGGGTGACGCGTTCGGCTCCTTCACCGGCAGCCCGAACCGACTGCCGGTGGACACGCACGAGATGGTCGCCATGGTGGCCCCGCGAGGGCTGTTCATCATGGACAACCCGCACATCGCCAACCTCGGCCCCCGGTCGGCGAGCGTGGCGGCGCTGGGCGGCGCGGAGGTCTACCGGGCGCTCGGCGCTGGCGACAACATCACCTACTGGTCCGACGTCCAGGACGGCAGCCACTGCGCCAACCGCCCCGAGTGGCGTACCCCGCTGCAGAACAACATCCGCAAGTTCCTGTTGAAGACGGGCAACGAGCCGGGAGCGATCCGGATTCACAGCAAGGCGCTCGGTCGGTTGGCCGACTGGCGGGACTGGCCGACGCCGGTCCTGGCTGACGGCCCGACCACCCCACCGCCGACGACTCCGCCGCCGACCACTCCGCCGCCGACGACTTCGCCGCCGACGACGCCCCCGCCGACCACTCCGCCGCCCACCACCCCGCCGCCGACGACGCCGCCTCCGAACGGTGCTGGATGTACGGCGACCGTGTCGGTCAACCAGTGGACGGGTGGTTTCGTCGCCGCAGTCCGGGTTACCGCCGGCCCCGCGCCGATCAACGGTTGGACGGTCACCATGACCCTGCCGTCAGGAGCCAGCATCACCAACATCTGGAGTGCCAACCGGAGCGGCACCACCGGCACGGTCCAGTTCACCAATGTCGCCTACAACGGCTCCATCGGAGCTGGCCAGTCGACCGAATTCGGCTACCAGGGCACGGGCACCGCCGCGGGGATGACCCCCACCTGCTCGGCCGCGTAA
- a CDS encoding sigma-70 family RNA polymerase sigma factor produces MRDAEEFDALYAACAGRVVGHVYALTGNRAEAEDAVAEAFMRAWQRWRTVREADSPEAWVRRVASRIAVSSWRKTFNRIRAHRRAAVDQGVPGLNEDHVALLQALQRLSANERRAVVLHHLNDLSVAEVAAEMQAPVGTVKTYLARGRRAMAGLLTDVHQEETSHG; encoded by the coding sequence ATGCGTGATGCCGAGGAGTTCGACGCCCTCTACGCGGCCTGTGCGGGTCGGGTCGTGGGTCACGTGTACGCGCTGACCGGAAACCGTGCCGAGGCGGAGGATGCCGTCGCCGAGGCGTTCATGCGGGCCTGGCAGCGTTGGCGGACGGTACGGGAGGCGGACAGCCCGGAGGCGTGGGTCCGCCGCGTCGCGTCCCGGATCGCGGTGAGCAGTTGGCGCAAGACGTTCAATCGGATCCGCGCTCATCGTCGGGCCGCGGTCGACCAGGGCGTGCCCGGACTGAACGAGGACCACGTCGCCCTGTTGCAGGCGCTGCAGCGGCTGAGCGCCAACGAGCGCCGGGCCGTCGTGCTGCACCATCTGAACGATCTCAGCGTCGCAGAGGTGGCAGCCGAGATGCAGGCGCCGGTCGGGACCGTGAAGACGTACCTCGCCCGCGGTCGGCGAGCGATGGCCGGGTTGCTGACCGATGTGCACCAGGAGGAGACCTCCCATGGCTGA
- a CDS encoding S8 family peptidase produces MRRRQRRALTAGVLATALVAAGLTATPANARVSTGATVESRPGTFTLITGDRISVDAHGQPQIQRGPGRADMRFVTSREGGHQFVIPVDAMPLLRDGRLDRRLFDLTALGEFGYDDRAADLPLLVAYPENMAAQARAATIGGDGRVRADLPAARALAVRANPDDRVTLWASLTRGTTSARTLTAGVDHIWLDGKRKVSLDRSVPQIGAPAAWQAGFDGTGITVGVLDTGIDAGHPDFAGRLTEVRDFTGGNDPADAVGHGTHVASTIVGSGAASGGRYRGVAPGAKLLVGKVCATTECQDSDIITGMQWLAPQTRVVNLSVGGDDAPGLDPLETAVQELSHQYGTLFVVAAGNEGKPKSVSSPASADDALAVAAVDADDQRAYFSSRGPRIGDNHIKPEISAPGVDIVAAAPGGDYATMAGTSMATPHVAGTAAILAGQHPDWTGPQLKATLMDSAKPTGEDTLYEQGAGRVDIARAVAQPVAADIAAIDFPVQRWPHADDTPITQVVGYRNTGSTPVTLTLTVAPAPAGMLTVSPATLVVPAGGRAEATITVDTRVDATDGVYQGALTATGAGDLRVRTPFALNREIESYDVRLNHTGRDGKPATEYSTVAANLTTGEFTTLDGVPGGGTMRLPKGRYGLYSTIHEGDASTLLVQPLLDVRGPITEAVDARTAKPVALTVPQRDAAPLSINVSANWNDGMRYPGVQLSGASFADVFFGRIGPAVAAPEFTATLGVGLARPGKDGTFRNSPYTYDLAYVSPGDMFTGLTRKLSPKNLATVRTTYRSQSTAATAVRYHRASAPGGSGPIGSNTPIDLPFHGTEYYNTDGGIVWTSTFVEGDNSTMQESTFKPGRTYTQTWNAAPFGPSVTQAPTLSPLGYAGRDGDTISISSLPLFGDAAGRPGSRDDRPVQFRLLRNGTEIGTSDSPWAEFAVPAEKATYRLEATVTRAVPDTLSTSIAVAWTFTSAHTTSPQRLPLTTARPTPVLDDTNTARAGRIMTIPVALDRQAGSKAAPNRTLGVSASFDDGKTWVTLPVIRDVALISHPRRAGFVSLRLTATDTAGNTVTQTIQRAYRIA; encoded by the coding sequence GTGCGACGACGGCAACGACGGGCGCTGACAGCCGGCGTACTCGCGACCGCGCTGGTAGCGGCGGGCCTGACGGCCACCCCGGCGAATGCGCGGGTGTCGACCGGGGCCACGGTCGAGAGCAGGCCCGGCACCTTCACGCTGATCACCGGCGACCGGATCTCGGTGGACGCCCACGGCCAGCCGCAGATCCAGCGCGGGCCGGGGCGGGCCGACATGCGGTTCGTGACCAGCCGCGAGGGCGGCCACCAGTTCGTGATCCCGGTGGACGCGATGCCACTGCTGCGGGACGGACGCCTCGACCGTCGGTTGTTCGACCTCACCGCGCTGGGCGAGTTCGGCTACGACGACCGGGCGGCCGACCTGCCGCTGCTGGTCGCGTACCCCGAGAACATGGCGGCGCAGGCGCGGGCCGCGACCATCGGGGGTGACGGACGGGTGCGGGCCGACCTGCCCGCCGCCCGAGCGCTGGCCGTGCGGGCGAACCCGGACGACCGGGTCACGCTCTGGGCCTCGCTCACCCGGGGTACGACGTCGGCGCGCACCCTCACCGCCGGGGTCGACCACATCTGGCTGGACGGCAAGCGCAAGGTCTCCCTCGATCGCAGCGTGCCGCAGATCGGCGCCCCGGCGGCCTGGCAGGCGGGCTTCGACGGCACCGGCATCACCGTTGGCGTGCTGGACACCGGGATCGACGCCGGCCACCCCGACTTCGCCGGGCGCCTCACCGAGGTCCGGGACTTCACCGGCGGCAACGACCCCGCCGACGCGGTCGGCCACGGCACCCACGTGGCGTCGACCATCGTGGGCAGCGGCGCGGCCTCCGGTGGCAGGTACCGAGGTGTGGCGCCGGGAGCGAAGCTCCTCGTCGGCAAGGTCTGCGCCACCACCGAATGCCAGGACTCGGACATCATCACCGGCATGCAGTGGCTCGCGCCGCAGACGCGGGTGGTCAACCTGAGCGTGGGCGGCGACGACGCGCCCGGCCTCGACCCGCTGGAGACGGCGGTCCAGGAGCTCAGCCACCAGTACGGCACCCTCTTCGTGGTCGCGGCCGGCAACGAGGGCAAACCGAAGTCGGTCTCCTCGCCGGCCTCCGCCGACGACGCCCTCGCCGTCGCCGCGGTCGACGCCGACGACCAGCGGGCCTACTTCTCCAGCCGGGGTCCCCGCATCGGCGACAACCACATCAAGCCCGAGATCAGCGCGCCCGGTGTCGACATCGTGGCCGCTGCCCCCGGCGGCGACTACGCGACCATGGCGGGCACGTCGATGGCCACCCCGCACGTGGCCGGCACTGCCGCGATCCTCGCTGGGCAGCACCCGGACTGGACCGGCCCGCAACTCAAGGCCACGCTGATGGACTCCGCCAAGCCGACCGGCGAGGACACCCTCTACGAGCAGGGCGCGGGTCGGGTCGACATCGCCCGCGCGGTCGCCCAGCCGGTCGCCGCCGACATCGCCGCCATCGACTTTCCGGTCCAGCGCTGGCCGCACGCCGACGACACCCCGATCACGCAGGTCGTCGGCTACCGCAACACGGGCAGCACGCCGGTCACCCTGACGCTGACCGTCGCCCCGGCGCCGGCCGGCATGCTCACCGTCAGCCCGGCCACGCTGGTCGTGCCGGCCGGCGGTCGCGCCGAGGCGACGATCACCGTCGACACCCGGGTCGACGCCACCGACGGCGTCTACCAGGGGGCGCTGACCGCGACCGGTGCCGGCGACCTGCGGGTACGCACACCTTTCGCGCTGAACCGCGAGATCGAGAGCTACGACGTACGGCTCAACCACACCGGACGTGACGGCAAGCCGGCCACGGAGTACTCGACCGTGGCGGCGAACCTGACCACCGGCGAGTTCACCACCCTGGACGGGGTACCGGGCGGTGGCACCATGCGGCTGCCCAAGGGCCGTTACGGGCTCTACAGCACCATCCACGAGGGCGACGCGTCGACGCTGCTCGTCCAGCCCCTGCTGGACGTACGCGGCCCGATCACCGAGGCCGTCGACGCCCGTACCGCCAAGCCGGTCGCGCTGACCGTGCCCCAGCGCGACGCCGCGCCCCTCTCGATCAACGTGAGCGCGAACTGGAACGATGGCATGCGCTACCCGGGTGTCCAGCTCAGTGGGGCGTCCTTCGCCGACGTCTTCTTCGGTCGGATCGGGCCCGCCGTCGCGGCACCCGAGTTCACCGCGACGCTGGGCGTCGGGCTTGCCCGTCCCGGCAAGGACGGAACCTTCCGGAACAGCCCCTACACGTACGACCTGGCGTACGTCAGCCCGGGCGACATGTTCACGGGTCTGACCAGGAAGCTGTCGCCGAAGAACCTCGCCACGGTCAGGACGACCTACCGCAGCCAGTCCACGGCGGCGACGGCGGTCCGGTACCACCGTGCGTCAGCGCCCGGTGGCTCCGGCCCGATCGGTTCGAACACGCCGATCGACCTGCCGTTCCATGGCACCGAGTACTACAACACCGACGGCGGCATCGTCTGGACGTCCACGTTCGTCGAGGGCGACAACTCCACCATGCAGGAGTCGACCTTCAAGCCGGGCCGGACGTACACCCAGACCTGGAACGCGGCCCCCTTCGGGCCCTCGGTGACCCAGGCCCCGACCCTGTCGCCCCTGGGGTACGCGGGCCGCGACGGCGACACCATCTCCATCTCGTCGTTGCCGCTGTTCGGCGACGCGGCCGGTCGCCCCGGGAGCCGCGACGACCGGCCGGTGCAGTTCCGGCTGCTGCGCAACGGCACGGAGATCGGCACCTCGGACAGCCCGTGGGCCGAGTTCGCGGTGCCCGCCGAGAAGGCCACCTACCGTCTGGAGGCGACCGTCACCCGCGCGGTCCCGGACACCCTGTCGACCTCGATCGCGGTGGCCTGGACCTTCACCTCGGCGCACACGACGTCGCCGCAGCGGCTGCCCCTGACGACAGCCCGACCGACGCCGGTGCTCGACGACACCAACACGGCCCGCGCGGGCCGGATCATGACCATTCCGGTGGCACTGGACCGGCAGGCTGGTTCCAAGGCCGCGCCCAACCGGACGCTGGGCGTCTCGGCGTCGTTCGACGACGGCAAGACGTGGGTCACGCTGCCGGTGATCCGGGACGTCGCCCTCATCAGTCACCCCCGGCGGGCCGGCTTCGTCTCGCTCCGACTGACGGCGACCGACACCGCCGGCAACACGGTCACGCAGACGATCCAACGCGCCTACCGGATCGCCTGA